The nucleotide sequence GGCCTGGATCTGGTCCTGGGGGGTGCCGAACCAGATCGAGTCGGTGCCCCACACCACCCGGTCCTGGCCCGCGTAGCGGAGGAGCTTCCCCAGGACGTGGGCCGCCACCGTGGGGTCGCGCATGACGAACCACCAGGTGCCGCCCAGCTCGGCGTACACGTTCTCGTCGGGCCCCACCCCGGCGTCGGCCAGCGAGCGGATCAGGCGGTCGACGCCCTGGGGGTTCGGGTCCGCCGGGTCGTACGGCCCGGTGCCGCCCCCGCCGGGCTCGAAGCCCGAGTGGTAGATGACGAAGCTCACGTCGGGGTTGCGGGCCGCGGCCGGCCCGATGTCGACCGGGGAGGCCAGCTCCGGGGTCGAGCCCACGATGGACGAGATGCCCTTGTGGGTGCAGATGATGGGGGGCCCGATCTCCCGCACGTGGTCGATGAAGCGCTGCCCGATCTGGGGGCGGGACGGGTCGTGGTCGTCGAACCAGAAGTGCGAGTCGGTGGGCACCATGGCGTAGATCTTCCAGGCCGCGATGTCGTAGCGCTCCCGCACGTCGGTCATGCCCAGCAGGGCCGGCTCGATCGGCCCCCGGTGGGGGTAGGCGCCGCCGTGCATGAGCACCCGGCCGTCGCACCCGAGGCGGGTGGCCACGTCCACGGCGTGGACCATGTCGTCGGGCAGCAGGCCCCCCAGGCCGGGGGCGGGCAGGGCCGACAGGATGGCCATGGTGGTGTCGGAGCGGACGAACATCTCGCGGAAGTAGGCGTCCACGGTGAAGCAGGCCCGGGGATCGCCGTCGGTCGCCCCCTCTGGGCAGGCGGCGTGGGGGAAGGCGGAGGTCCACTCCCCGCCCGGCAGCGCCAGGTCCTGGTTCACGTAGTGGGACTGGACGTCGAAGATGAACTCGTCGCCGCCCAGCGCGTCGAGGGCCGTGTCCTCGTCGATGGTGGCGTCGGGCGGGATGTCGTAGGTGCCGCCCGGGCTCTCACCCCGGCTGGCCGCCTCCTCCTCGGAGCACGCAGCCAGGAGGGCGAAGGTGGCTGCCGCGCCCAGGGAGCCGGTGAGGAACCGGCGGCGGGAGATGCCCAGGCGCCGGGCGTTGGCATCGGCCAGGACGTGGGTGCGGCGGATGGCCTCGGCCACCGTCGGGCTGTGGGGCAGCGGCAGGAACTCGCCGTTGGAGACGGGTCCGAGCTTGACCGGGAGCGGCTCGTCCTCGGCCATGGGTCCTCCAGGGGTGGGCGCCGGCGCCGCCCATCATGCCCGTCGCCTCCCGACGCTGCCCGGCGCCCTCGGCCACCGGCTAGAACCCCCGGCATGGCCCACCCCCGCCGCCTCCGCTTCGCCGCCGAGCTCCACCAGCCGTTCCCCGGGCGCTCCTGGCTCGACACGGCCCGGGAGGTCGAGCAGCTCGGCTACTCCACGGTGTTCTTCCCCGACCACTTCGACGAGGGCCCGGGGCCCCTGGCCGCCATGGCCGCCGTCGCCGCGGTGACCACCACCCTGAACGTCGGGGCGCTGGTGCTCGACTGCGACTTCCGGCACCCGGCCGTCGTGGCCCGGGAGCTGGCCACCATCGACGTCATGTCCGAGGGCCGCCTCGAGGTGGGCCTGGGCGCCGGGTGGAAGCGCCTCGACTACGACCGATCGGGCATCCCCATGGACCGGCCCGGCGTGCGGGTCACCCGCCTGCAGGAGCACGCCGCGGTCCTCAGGGGCCTGTGGGGCGAGGGGCCCTTCACCTTCGCCGGCGACCACTACCAGATCGCCGACATGGACGGGTCGCCGGCGCCCCACCGGCCCGGCGGGCCGCCCATCCTGGTCGGCGGGGGGGCGCCCCGGCTCCTGCGCTGGGCCGGCGCCACGGCCGACATCGTGGGCGTGAACGCCTCCATCCACTCCGGCGAGATCGACGAGGCCGCGGCCCAGGACGCCCTCCCCGAGCGCATCGACGAGAAGGTGGGGTGGGTCCGGGAGGGCGCCGGTGACCGCTTCGCCGACCTGGAGATCAACGCCTGGCTGGCCGCGGCCGAGCTCACCGACGACCCGGCGATGGCCGAGGCCATCGCCGCCCTTTTCGGCTCGGACGTCGACGCCCTGCGCCAGAGCCCCCTGGCCCTGGTGGGCAGCCCCGGCGACGTGGCCGAGATGCTCCACGAGCGCCGCGAGCGGTGGGGCTACTCGTACCACGTGGTTCCCGGCGACAAGGCCCGCGACTTCGCCCCCCTCGTCGCCGACCTCGCCGGGACCTAGCCGTGCGCCACGGGAACGACCTCCCCGCCCGGCGCCGCCCGGCCCCGGGTCGGGCACCGTCCCCGGGCGTGGGGTAGACCGGGCTCGTGGCTGGCGGCGACGACCGGCGGACCCCGCAGGGTCCGGGTGGCGACGACCTCGCCGCCGTGTGGGGCCGTGACGCCCCCGGCGACGAGCCGCCGGCGCCCGAGCCGCCCCGCTTCGCGGCCGACCCGAAGCGGGCCCGCCGGATCGGGCGAGGCCGGGTCCTGGTCGTGGTGGTGGTGACCCTGGGGCTGCTGACGGCGGTGGCCACCGTCCGGGCCGTCACCGCCAGGGAGTCGCATCGGGAGACCGAGCGCATCGGCACGCCGGCCCCGACGCAGCTGTGGCTCGTGCCCGTGCGGTGCGAGGCCCCGCCCGGGTGGAGGTCGCCGTACGAGCCCCGCTGCGCGGCGGCCGTCGGCGGCGGCCTGGCCTACGTGGCCGACCTGGCCGACTACGCCATCTACGAGGGTGGGGCCGAGCTCGACGCCGGGGGGCGGCTGCGGGCCTTCGAGCGGGACACCGGCCGGCTCCGCTGGAACGTCAAGCTCTTCCCCCTGATGACCCACCTCCAGGCCGTCGCCGGGGGCGTGCTGTTCGTCGGCGGCGACCGGATGGGCGTCCACCACGACGACGGCCGGTCGTACTGGGAGGCGCCGGGGGCGCCCGTCGGCCTGGTGGGCTCGACCCACGTGGTGGTCGACCACACCGCCCCCGCCCTCGACGGGAGCGGCGACCTGGTGGCCGACCTGTCGGTCCGGGCCGTCGAGGACGGCGCGCCGGCGTGGCGGCGGATCGGCCTGGCTCCCGAGGTGGTGCTCCACCCGTGCCCGCACCGCCCCCTGGTCCTGGTGGGCACGACCTCGTCGCTGGAGGCCCGGGCCGCCGACCAGGCCCTGCTCTGGACGCTCCCCGCCGGGAGCGTCGACGGCCGCAGCCCTCTGGCCTGTGGCCGCCCGCTGGTGGCCGGGGTGGACGGGCGCACCCTCCGGGCCGTGGACGTGGCCACCGGCGCCGCCCGCGGCACCGCCCCGGTGCCGGCCGGGGCGACGGTCCTGGCCTCCGCCGGGGAGGTCGTGGTGGTCGACACCGGCCCGGGCCTGGCCAGCTACCGGGTGGCCGACGGCCGGGTCCAGCCGGTGTGGTCGCGCCCCATGGAGGGGTCCGGCCCCGCCTCGGTGGCGTCGACCGCGGACGGCGACCTGGTGGTCGCCGTGCCGGGGGCCGGGGCCGTGGTCCTGGACGGGGACACCGGCGCGGCCCGCTCCACCCTGGAGCTGCCCGCGGCGCGGGGCGCGGTGGCCCAGGGGTCCCTCCTGGTCTGGTGGGACACGACCTCGATCACGGCCCATTCGCTCGACGGCCTGGGCCTGCGGTGGAGCCAGCCACTCGACGGCGTCGACTCGGTGGCGGTGGACGGCGAGACGGTGGTGGCGGTGACCGGCTCCGACGTCTACGCCTACGCATAGGGCGGGCGGTGCGCCTGGGCGGGGCCCCTCGCTCAGAACGGCATGTGCTTGGAGCTGCGCAGCAGGGCGGTGAGGCGCTTCACGGTGTCGGCCGGCTCGGGGGCCACCTGGATCTTCTCGGCCAGGGCGGAGCGCACGGCGATGGTCTGGCTCTCGGTGTACTTGAGCAGCCCCTCCTTGCCGTGTCGGCGGCCCAGGCCCGAGGCCTTCATGCCCCCCATGGGGCTGCCGGTGGCGGCCCAGGCCGACTGGTAGCCGTCGTTGACGTTGACGGTGCCGGCCTGGACGCGCTCGGCCAGGCGCCGGCCCCGGCGCACGTCGTCGATGTAGATGCTGGCGTTGAGGCCGTAGTCGGTGTCGTTGGCCCGGTCCACGGCCTCGTCCAGCGAGTCGACCGGGTAGATCGACACCAGGGGACCGAAGGTCTCCTCGGCGTACACGTCCATGTCGGCGGTGACGCCGGTGAGGACGGTGGGCTCGTAGAAGTAGGGGCCCAGCTCGGGCCGGGCCCGCCCGCCGGCCACGGCCTTGGCCCCCTTGGCCTCGGCGTCGGCCACGTGATCGGTGATCTTGTCCAGCTGGTCCTGGGAGACCAGCGAGCCCACGTCGACCCCGAAGTCCTGGCTGCCGCCCAGCCGGAGGGCGGCGGTGGCCTCGGCGAAGCGGGCGGTGAACTCCTCGGCGATGGCGCGCTCCACGTACAGCCGCTCGATGGAGATGCACAGCTGCCCGGTGTTGGAGAAGCAGGCGGCCAGGGCACCCCGGACGGCCCGGTCGAGGTCGACGTCCGCGGCCACGATCATGGGGTTCTTCCCCCCCAGCTCGGCCGAGCAGCCGATGAGGCGCTGGGCGGCCTGGGACGCCACCCGGCGACCGGTGGCCGTCGAGCCGGTGAACATCACGTAGTCGGTGAGGTCGATGATGGCCTCACCCACCACCGACCCCGGCCCGGTGACGATCTGCACCAGGCCCCGGGGCAGGCCGGCCTCCTCCAGGAGCTCGAAGGCCCGGATGGTGGTGAACGGCGTCTGCGAGTCCGGCTTGAGCACCAGGGCGTTGCCGGCCATGAGGGCGGGCAGCCCGTCGCCGATGGAGAGGGCGAGCGGGTAGTTCCAGGGGGCGATGAGGCCCACGACGCCCAGGGGCACGTGGCGCTCCCAGGCCCGCACCAGGCCGGGCAGGGCGGTGCGGCGGGGCTTGTCCCGCAGGAACCGGGCCACGTTGCGGGCGTAGTACTGGCAGTTGAGGACGGTGTCGGCCACCTCCTCGAAGGCCGAACCCCGGGCCTTGCCGTTCTCGGCCTGGAGCAGGTCGAGCAGCTCGTCCTGGTGGTCGAGGACCAGGGTCTGGTAGCGGTCGAGGATGCCGGCCCGCTCCTTGGGCGAGGTCCGGGCCCAGGCCCGCTGGACGGCCCGGGCCGCCCCCACCGCCTCCTCCACGTCCTGGCGCGTGCCGGTGGGCACCGCCCCGATGACCTCGCCGGTGAGGGGTGAGCGGATCTCCAACGGCGTCCGCCCCTCGGCCGGCACCCGCAGCCGGTGGGCCAGGCG is from Acidimicrobiales bacterium and encodes:
- a CDS encoding amidohydrolase family protein, whose translation is MAEDEPLPVKLGPVSNGEFLPLPHSPTVAEAIRRTHVLADANARRLGISRRRFLTGSLGAAATFALLAACSEEEAASRGESPGGTYDIPPDATIDEDTALDALGGDEFIFDVQSHYVNQDLALPGGEWTSAFPHAACPEGATDGDPRACFTVDAYFREMFVRSDTTMAILSALPAPGLGGLLPDDMVHAVDVATRLGCDGRVLMHGGAYPHRGPIEPALLGMTDVRERYDIAAWKIYAMVPTDSHFWFDDHDPSRPQIGQRFIDHVREIGPPIICTHKGISSIVGSTPELASPVDIGPAAARNPDVSFVIYHSGFEPGGGGTGPYDPADPNPQGVDRLIRSLADAGVGPDENVYAELGGTWWFVMRDPTVAAHVLGKLLRYAGQDRVVWGTDSIWFGTPQDQIQALRTFQISPELQERHGYPELTDELKRKIFGLTSAELYGIEPPTTACRVSARDIEQVRAALPPATTYGPTTWSEAARLIAAHQAGAAW
- a CDS encoding TIGR03621 family F420-dependent LLM class oxidoreductase is translated as MAHPRRLRFAAELHQPFPGRSWLDTAREVEQLGYSTVFFPDHFDEGPGPLAAMAAVAAVTTTLNVGALVLDCDFRHPAVVARELATIDVMSEGRLEVGLGAGWKRLDYDRSGIPMDRPGVRVTRLQEHAAVLRGLWGEGPFTFAGDHYQIADMDGSPAPHRPGGPPILVGGGAPRLLRWAGATADIVGVNASIHSGEIDEAAAQDALPERIDEKVGWVREGAGDRFADLEINAWLAAAELTDDPAMAEAIAALFGSDVDALRQSPLALVGSPGDVAEMLHERRERWGYSYHVVPGDKARDFAPLVADLAGT
- a CDS encoding PQQ-binding-like beta-propeller repeat protein; the protein is MAGGDDRRTPQGPGGDDLAAVWGRDAPGDEPPAPEPPRFAADPKRARRIGRGRVLVVVVVTLGLLTAVATVRAVTARESHRETERIGTPAPTQLWLVPVRCEAPPGWRSPYEPRCAAAVGGGLAYVADLADYAIYEGGAELDAGGRLRAFERDTGRLRWNVKLFPLMTHLQAVAGGVLFVGGDRMGVHHDDGRSYWEAPGAPVGLVGSTHVVVDHTAPALDGSGDLVADLSVRAVEDGAPAWRRIGLAPEVVLHPCPHRPLVLVGTTSSLEARAADQALLWTLPAGSVDGRSPLACGRPLVAGVDGRTLRAVDVATGAARGTAPVPAGATVLASAGEVVVVDTGPGLASYRVADGRVQPVWSRPMEGSGPASVASTADGDLVVAVPGAGAVVLDGDTGAARSTLELPAARGAVAQGSLLVWWDTTSITAHSLDGLGLRWSQPLDGVDSVAVDGETVVAVTGSDVYAYA
- a CDS encoding succinic semialdehyde dehydrogenase produces the protein MTQANTETSATTPGGGAALRPGRKELDRLAHRLRVPAEGRTPLEIRSPLTGEVIGAVPTGTRQDVEEAVGAARAVQRAWARTSPKERAGILDRYQTLVLDHQDELLDLLQAENGKARGSAFEEVADTVLNCQYYARNVARFLRDKPRRTALPGLVRAWERHVPLGVVGLIAPWNYPLALSIGDGLPALMAGNALVLKPDSQTPFTTIRAFELLEEAGLPRGLVQIVTGPGSVVGEAIIDLTDYVMFTGSTATGRRVASQAAQRLIGCSAELGGKNPMIVAADVDLDRAVRGALAACFSNTGQLCISIERLYVERAIAEEFTARFAEATAALRLGGSQDFGVDVGSLVSQDQLDKITDHVADAEAKGAKAVAGGRARPELGPYFYEPTVLTGVTADMDVYAEETFGPLVSIYPVDSLDEAVDRANDTDYGLNASIYIDDVRRGRRLAERVQAGTVNVNDGYQSAWAATGSPMGGMKASGLGRRHGKEGLLKYTESQTIAVRSALAEKIQVAPEPADTVKRLTALLRSSKHMPF